Below is a window of Malus domestica chromosome 13, GDT2T_hap1 DNA.
atatggcagCAGATAATCAAACAAtaaaggagctttccgcttcgggattacACAATGCTATGCCCTTATGCATTGAACATCTAGGGCGGCCCAAGATAAgaccgacgagttcgaattaaagtccagtttattgcaccacattcctaagttccatgggttgtccatggaagatcctaataaacatttgaaggagttcgaggttgtttgttcgagcatgacctctgtgaatgttgatgggagcattctgaaaatgaaggcttttcccttttctctcttggaaaaggctaaagattagttgtatgaactagcccccggaactgtcacatcatgggagagtatgaaacgggcgtttttggagaagtttttcccaacttctcgagtcattcttctacgcaaaaggattagtggcatttagcaaaaccaaggtgaatcatttccaacttattatgaacgttttaaaactctagttgcttcatgtccataacaccaaatgaaggaggagcttcttcttcaatatttctacaaagggcttctaccaattgaacgccaaatgctagatgccttagcaggaggagctttggtggacaaaccacccatggctgccaagaccttaattacTAACCGAGctttgaatgctcaacaatatgaaggcattGGTCAAAAAGACAACCCacgacaacaacatgttaatgaggtaagtgctattttcgaacttcaaaatcaaatggctaaccttactactcttctttcacaaGTGGTTGAAATACCAAAGGTTCAAAGTGTggctgcttgtggcgtgtgctcaatgaatggacatctcacagataagtgccctcaattgatcgagaacagagggtgggaatctgccaatgtcGTGGGTTTTAGGAGCCAAAACCAACCAAGAAGCCCCAACAAAACCAACAACAAAGTACATATAGGCAGCAACCTCCAGGATTCTACTAAAGACCATACGCACCCACACAACCCCAAACATAACCTGCCCAATCCAAATCAGGTTCCTCCATAGataatgatcaaaattttcaattattaaCTTCTATGGTGCATGGAATGAAAAATAGAGACAAAAAGGTGgatgaattggagaagcaagtagGGTAGATTGCGGAGTTCATAGGccaattcagagagcaaggcaagttgcctagttcaaccgttgtcaacATGAAAGGAAGATTCGAATCTACAAAAGCAATCATGTTGCaaagtggaaaacaagttggagCAACCCCACCACCTTCTAAATCAGCCCCAATAGAGGACGAGAAGTTGCAATTTGAGAAGGAGGAACTAGAACAAgccacggcaagggtagaacCACCCATGCCGCAGCCACCCAAACACTCCCATTCGTCTTCCAAAGGTAAGGAGGTTCCAAATTCGATTATTTCTAAGTTATTCCCtcaaatgtaccctttcctcgCAGATTCATGCATTTAAAGAAGGAGGAGGTTGAAAAGGACATTTTGGAAACATTTAGAAAAGTCcaagtcaatataccacttttggatgcaattaagcaagttccaaggtatgccaagtttttgaaagaactttgcaccactaggaagagaatttcgaACAAGGAAGTTGtcaaggcaagtgaaaatgtttCAGCCATCTTACAACGTAAAATGCCCcctaaatgcaaggatccgggtagttttacaattccttgtgttattggcaataATCATTTTGAACATGCCATgctagacttaggtgcatcgattaatgtcatgccttattcaatttatgcatctatgaacttaggtgagttaAAAAATGATGTTGTGATcattcaattggccgatcgatctaatgcctatccgatgggagttttggaagatgttttagtgcaggtcaatcatctaatctttccggcggatttctacgtgcttgaaatggaagaatCAGGCCATTCCTCTTCATTACCAATCCTCcttggacgaccattcatgaaaactgcccacactaagattgatgtgtttaatgggaccttgacaatggaatttgatgggaaagttattaatttcaatctttttgaaTATATCAAGTATCCTAGTGATGATCATTCATGTTTTTGTATTGATGTAATTGATTCCTTGCTGTAGGACcattttgaacaattgaatgaagatgcacttgaattggtcattgtACGAGGAATGGAGTTCAAAAACAAGGGATCAGCCACAATGCCTACCCACGGCATGCATGGAGAACTTCATGTCGTGCCTCCTCATGAAGATATGGTTGAGATAGTGGCTGTCCTTGAATCATTGCCACCACAATCTggtaagtttttggacccaatttcaatttcagtttCGGCTAATAAGCCACTTCCTTCAGCTGTTCAGCCACCTTCGCTTGAACTAAAACcattaccaagccatttgaagtatgcTTTCTTGGCAGACCAAGAGGCCTTGCCCGTCATTATCTCTTCCTCACTCACGGCACAAAAAGAagacaagttggtgagggtgtTAAGGGAGTACAAAACAGCCATAGGTTGGAGGTTGGCCGACATCAAGGGAATAAGCCCTACCACATGCATGCATCGTATAATTTTGAAGGAGAggtctaaaacatctcgagaggctcaacgctgactcaaccctccaatgatggaagttgtgaaaaatgagataatcaagctacttgattgtggagtgatctatccaATTTTGGATAGTCGTTGGGTCTCTCCGGTtcaatgtgttccaaagaaatcTGGAGTAACGGTGGTGACAAATGCCGaaaatgagcttgtgcctactcgaatccaaacaggttggagggtTTGTATCCATTATAGGAAGCTTAATGCCACAACAAGAAAGGATCATTTccctttgccattcattgaccaaatgctttttattgttttcttgatggatattcaggttataatcaaattgtgatAGCCTCGGAAgatcaagaaaaaaccacttttacatgcccatTTGGTACATTTTCTTATCGttgcatgccatttggtttatgcaatgcacctgctacatttcaaagatgcatgatgagcatattttcagattatgttgagaagattattgaggtttttatggatgatttcagcgttTTTGGTGATTTGTTTGGTTGTTGTTTGAATAATCTTAGTTTGATTTTAAAACGATgcattgaaactaaccttgttctaaattgggaaaaatgtcatttcatggttaaacaaggcatagttttaggacatatcatctctgaaaaaggaattgaggttgacaaatcaaagatagatcttgtacgccACTTatcctctcctacttcggttagagaggttcgttcttttcttggacatgcaggtttctatcgaAGATTCATCCAAGATTTCTCAAAGGTGtcccaacctctttgccgtgTCCTTAAAAAAGAAGTGACTTTTGATTTCAATGAGGAGTGCACGGCAGCTTTCAATCACCTCAAAGAGTTGCTAACCATGGCACCTATCATTGTTCCACctgattggagccttccttttgagctcatgtgtgatgcatccAATTATGCATTAGGGGCTATTTTAGgccaaaggaaggacaagaagCCGCATGTTATCTACTACGCTTCTCAGACattgaatgatgctcaattaaaatattctaccactgaaaaagaacttcttgccattgtctttgcttcagataaatttcgatcatattaacttggtactaaagttattattttcaATGATCATGCTTTTTTAAAGTATTTGCTCACCAAGAAGGAAGCCAAACCAAGGTTAATTCGATGGATGCTGcttcttcaagagtttgacatcgaaatTCGAGACAAAAAAGGGAGTGAAAATGTTGTGgttgaccacctaagccgaatggtacATGAGGAGGAGTCCTTACCTATTTCAAAAACATTCCCGAATGAACAATTGttgtccattaaggtaagtgaacctTGGTATGTAGATTTGGTAAATTATTTAGTGGCTAaacgaattccaagcacttTCAATAGACACCAACGTGATAAGCTCATGAATGATGCATGGTTTTATTtatgggatgatccatatttgtggaaatattgccccgatcagattgtacgtagatgtgtgcatgattatgagtttcattcaattttaagcttttgtcacacatatgcatatggtggtcactttggcacactaaggacagcacttaaggtgttacaatatggattttattggcctagtatctttaaggatgctagaacttttgcATAACATGTGATAAGTGCCAAAGAACATGAAATATAAGTGCAagagatcaaatgccgcaggctTCAATcctcaatgttgaaattttttacgtttggggtattgattttatgggtccctttccttcctcgtatggtttcatttatattttacttgcaattgattatgtgtcgaaatgggtggaagcaaaagccacccgaactaatgattttaaggtggttgcagattttatcaaGACTAACATCTTTTGCAgatttggaatgccaagagtGCTCATACGTGATGGAaggtctcatttttgcaatcggaccattgaggcACTACTCAAGAAATATAATGGCAAGCATAAGGTCttaacaccttatcatcctcaaaccaatgggcaagccgagaTTTCTAAtcgagaaatcaagcagattttggagaagaccattggtgttggaaatatgccctgaaagtcaatctttggaagaaacctttcagaactataaatggatgtatagatgactcttatatatcaaatggcaaagatactatttaggactatctctataaacgatatatgtcctaaatagtgaatccatggacaatggatcgattgaagaagtaatctaatgaagttagactatagagaccttcttcacataaccatcatgtccaaaagttTCCTGGTCAtaagattgtcggagggatactgacaatgcgtagaccggtacatactatgtccgcttcaattagaagggCGGAaggtctcatcccattcgtgtagtgacactaagacaagtatgtaagtGCTCATTAAAGGAacgagttcactgaacacaatcgaacgagagtacttgcatggaggtctactcacatgtcaagcaagtaactctaaaggttggaataatgtaagtagtcctttgacctgaggcatcatcgttgtcttgtggttaagtacttgatctttgattatgtcaaagtcactccatccgcgggtgtccacggcatagtcggggttaagccacttagtcatgaaggcaagtgaatgcgcaacaaggaatctctaatcctcgttaagagaggatgaatactgtaagatatgattctggaatcttcggccgaagtatcgagcgtaataaaggaaagcgttcctatatgactcaattgaatcatataagaaggaataatcacattaggggtttgacataatatatccataccctagtgatgtgattgagagtattgttttagagaaggatcgaattacattgtaattccaactgaataggttctccgaacaacttctacattagcctgggtagccatgatatatggttagatgtcactcatggcttgtgagttcttctagatgattaaatgtagtcgtcaaagaagaaggtgaattaaaagtaagttttaattcactaagtgattggactaaatataatcaattggattggtgccaatcacctcactgccttgctaattagaacctaaaacgattgttcaccaatacacttttgtagtgagtaattaatggatgatggaaataattaattggattaattaagtgttgtgattaattagaaagtctaaagaaatcataaaagcgatattagatcgttttgggcttaaagaaacgttcgggtttaattgggcccattgggcctaaacccattgggcttttattcaagcattggataacttgaaacaaataaaaaacccaaagcccaaacaacacaaaggggccggccaaaggagggagagaaaggtcaaatgttgacttgtttccttttggctataaaaggaactttatagcaaatgtttcattagggttttttgaagtgttaaaagaacaaaagagaaaaagaaaaatatctctctaacactcaaagggccggccaccatagggggatttagctaatcatcttttcacccctttggttattccttcatcgttctcactacactagtgggtgaggatctttagaggttttcaattttggaaacttgaagagaacctaggagcactcattctaaacaaagtggaggaggcaaggaaggaggctaggctcaaggaattcaaggagcaaagggcttggaggtggtccatccttggtctaagatctagatcaagaggtataaaactactcctaaactttgttcttatataaatttgtttttgatgcatcttacataaacctatgcatcttgaaggggatttgcatgactattgctttgatattatttgataacatgcttccgttgctttcgtatataaattttgaattgtatatgcatgctagtcactagaaatcccacatgaaatctcatGGTTTTCCCTTCAAgcggtatcagagccaaaggtttatgtatgatgtgtccttttggattttatgcatatgggttttcattttatgtatgacatattattgcttcattcaaagtatgtttatcttttgtttttcaattgttgaaaaatgtaaatcaatagttgagaaaggtatgtatgcaaaaagtgttttggatgcatgaatgaagaatgagtttagaACAATTTTTGGGGTTTTGAGTCATAGGGAGGGCATGGCAAAAAGGGGTTTTTGgctatgtgtttgtgtttttattttgaatcacacacacacactttaaagctagaaagtacaaatcttgtcacttttgtttttgggtttgaaaaatcaccaagaatatacaaatcttgaaaatgtattcatggttttgttcttggtgttcatggtttggtttttggtgaaaatggttttatttgtttcttatgcattgttttgtggttttggatgatgtacaAACCATCCATAGCCATCTCAAAATTTATTCAAACCTAGACTAGTCTAATTAAATTTCCATCACCCTTTTCACTAAAGTCcttaaagcaaaaccaagtgacaagcaaaatttaatttttttctctacTTTGTGTTGGTTCAACGCAAGATGGGTGAAACCTCCCATCCCCATTATgttggccggccaccctagtggaTTACCCACTTGTGGGGCTTTTTTGTAATGTTAAAAGGGTTGTTTATACTTTcaagtatttacggtttgacccctaacttttcatatttgcatttaggcccctactatttgaaaagttaaaatatttgattttaattttattagttgtttaaactcataataatattatgcccatatgcgctaaatctaaatgtttatgttgcattccatatgattatttaatgtgattaagtagttagaaaaatgggtgactatggacttatgccttaaacgataattgagctatgagataaggcgctaaactcaaattgtttgaaccttgggaatgtgttttaattactgtttcaattggaccttgtcacgttggacattaatctatctctccctcttagtatgtgtaatttgtaggaatttgaacaaatcggtttgtaattcttattacatcttaatctcttttagttagttgattccctctagtgctagactagagtttctttaactattggtaaggagacataactaaaa
It encodes the following:
- the LOC139190917 gene encoding uncharacterized protein — translated: MHLKKEEVEKDILETFRKVQVNIPLLDAIKQVPRYAKFLKELCTTRKRISNKEVVKASENVSAILQRKMPPKCKDPGSFTIPCVIGNNHFEHAMLDLGASINVMPYSIYASMNLGELKNDVVIIQLADRSNAYPMGVLEDVLVQVNHLIFPADFYVLEMEESGHSSSLPILLGRPFMKTAHTKIDVFNGTLTMEFDGKDHFEQLNEDALELVIVRGMEFKNKGSATMPTHGMHGELHVVPPHEDMVEIVAVLESLPPQSGKFLDPISISVSANKPLPSAVQPPSLELKPLPSHLKYAFLADQEALPVIISSSLTAQKEDKLVRVLREYKTAIGWRLADIKGISPTTCMHRIILKERSKTSREAQR